The Vigna radiata var. radiata cultivar VC1973A unplaced genomic scaffold, Vradiata_ver6 scaffold_309, whole genome shotgun sequence genome has a segment encoding these proteins:
- the LOC106755030 gene encoding probable glutathione S-transferase, which yields MAGSDEELTLLGVVGSPFLHRVQIALKLKGIEYKYIEDDLNNKSDLLLKYNPVYKMIPVLIHNQNPISESLVIVEYIDDTWKHNPILPSDPYQRALARFWAKFIDDKCVAPAWKSAFIVDEKEKEKAVEELFEALGYLEKELKGKFFGGDEIGFVDIAGVFIPIVQEIAGLQLFSSEKFPRLYKWSQDFHNHPLVNQVLPPKDQLFAYFKARAQSLAAKRKN from the exons ATGGCTGGAAGTGATGAAGAGTTGACCCTTCTGGGAGTTGTGGGAAGCCCATTTCTGCACAGGGTTCAGATCGCTCTCAAATTGAAGGGAATAGAATACAAATACATTGAAGATGATTTGAACAACAAGAGTGATCTTCTCCTCAAGTATAACCCAGTTTACAAAATGATTCCTGTGCTCATTCACAACCAGAACCCAATATCAGAGTCCCTTGTCATTGTTGAGTACATCGATGACACATGGAAGCACAACCCTATCTTGCCTTCGGATCCTTACCAGAGAGCCTTGGCTCGTTTCTGGGCTAAGTTCATCGATGACAAG TGTGTGGCTCCAGCATGGAAATCTGCGTTCATAGTtgatgagaaagagaaagagaaggctGTAGAAGAGTTATTTGAGGCTCTTGGGTATCTTGAGAAGGAGCTGAAGGGGAAGTTTTTTGGTGGGGATGAGATTGGGTTTGTGGATATTGCTGGAGTGTTCATACCTATTGTTCAAGAGATTGCAGGGTTGCAATTGTTCTCAAGTGAGAAATTTCCAAGGTTATATAAATGGAGCCAAGACTTTCACAACCATCCACTTGTGAACCAGGTTCTGCCTCCAAAAGACCAACTTTTTGCCTATTTCAAGGCTCGGGCTCAAAGCCTAGCTGCtaaaaggaaaaattag